From the genome of Acidimicrobiia bacterium, one region includes:
- a CDS encoding DUF1385 domain-containing protein, producing MSRSPGATVGGQAVIEGVMMRAPTAWAVAVRRPDGIIEVQRNELPRLSSRSRLARIPFFRGIMVLGESLSLGFRALSWSARKAEQEEGAEELKSGHIAVAMAFALVFFLGVFMILPLLAARGIERLLGESTLLFNVLDSVLRLGMFVGYIWAIGRSKDIKRVFEFHGAEHKTIHAYEAGDPLTIGAIQRYSPRHPRCGTNFLMIVVLIAIIVFSALGRPSWPWLIASRVFLIPVIAGIAYEVLKAAADKRWMAFAARPGIWLQRLTTGEPAADQVEVAVASLLASLDDEERAAVEQRGPIVPGALGYELSR from the coding sequence ATGAGTCGTTCGCCCGGTGCCACCGTCGGCGGACAAGCAGTCATCGAGGGCGTGATGATGCGCGCCCCCACCGCCTGGGCGGTGGCGGTGCGGCGACCCGACGGGATCATCGAAGTCCAACGCAACGAGCTGCCCCGGCTGTCGTCGCGGTCCCGCCTGGCCCGCATCCCCTTCTTCCGCGGGATCATGGTGCTCGGCGAGTCCCTCAGCCTCGGGTTCCGGGCGCTGTCGTGGTCAGCCCGCAAGGCCGAGCAGGAGGAGGGCGCCGAGGAGCTCAAGTCGGGCCACATCGCCGTGGCGATGGCCTTCGCCCTGGTGTTCTTCCTGGGCGTGTTCATGATCCTGCCGCTGCTCGCCGCCCGCGGCATCGAGCGGCTGCTCGGCGAGTCGACGCTGCTGTTCAACGTGTTGGATTCGGTGCTGCGCCTGGGCATGTTCGTCGGCTACATCTGGGCGATCGGGCGCTCCAAGGACATCAAGCGGGTGTTCGAGTTCCACGGCGCAGAGCACAAGACGATCCACGCCTACGAGGCCGGTGACCCGCTCACCATCGGGGCCATCCAGCGCTACAGCCCCCGCCATCCCCGCTGCGGCACCAACTTCCTGATGATCGTGGTGCTCATCGCCATCATCGTGTTCAGCGCGCTGGGCCGCCCGTCGTGGCCGTGGCTGATCGCCAGCCGGGTGTTCCTCATCCCGGTGATCGCCGGCATCGCCTACGAGGTGTTGAAGGCCGCCGCCGACAAGCGGTGGATGGCATTCGCCGCCCGCCCGGGCATCTGGCTGCAGCGGCTCACCACCGGCGAGCCCGCCGCCGACCAGGTGGAGGTGGCGGTGGCGTCGCTGCTGGCGTCGCTGGACGACGAGGAGCGTGCCGCCGTGGAGCAGCGGGGCCCGATCGTGCCGGGGGCGCTCGGGTACGAGCTGTCGCGCTGA